The Phragmites australis chromosome 1, lpPhrAust1.1, whole genome shotgun sequence genomic interval GTCCgctcggcctcgccctctcaccgggttagctcagcccggaggtcatctgccgccttctcgcggccggcgaccgcctcctcccgttcctgcgcccgcgcctccctggcaagggcctcggcagcctgctgccgcgacgcctcagccaagcgggcggGTCTTCTCGCTCTCGCGCGGCTTCGGCGTgggcggtcttcaaaatctcccgctcccgcgcaacctccgcgcgggtatcttccaaaagcttctgctctcGCGCAGCAGCCGTACGGACCTCTTCCTGGGCgttcgcaagctgcgccctctccaagtccagccgggcgcgctccgcttcgagctgcccctccttcgcgtccaccgccgcgcccagccgcttgaccgccacctggacgccctcgatcgcggccaggaaggggtcggcaggccggtcgggcgccggtggagcgctggtttccccgcgatccgcctccggggggttcggggtccccaagggtcgccacacgatcatccgccccgggctcggcacgcccggggtaggctggACCAGcaccgggcgctcgggcgatGGCCGCATTcctgcctcggccgccgcattcGCTagccccggcaaggccgctgcttccgccaccatccgccccgggctctgcacgcccggggtaggttccaccggcgccgagggTTTGGGCGACGGCTCCATCCTCCCCTCGGTCGCCGCTTCCGCCATCCTACCCTCGAtcgccgcttccgccgtcctcccctcggccgccgcattcgctgccccccccccccccgccatcgttgcgtccgcctgcctcggctcGGCTGGCGGGCTTGTCTCTGGCGCCAGCGCCAGCGCTCCTTCGCCCTCGGTGGCGCCcgtgggtggcctgcaggagatAGGCGAAGGTCAAAACCGAAGTCTAGTTCAGgcaaagagcgcccaagaaaaagaaaagaatgaaacttacgcggtcgtagttccccgatactgccatttggccgccgggagcctgaactccgggtCCGGCAgtgccggcccggaatcctcccgctGCCTCTTTCGTCGGGGGCTCGgtggggccgccgcgcggtctccaggtgccgagtcaggccccatcctcacaaggcGCGGCTCCAGGGCCGGGAaggccgccaccgccgatggcgacggcggggaatcCAGCACGGGGATGTAGattcgggggcgcttcccccggtctcccGTCGCCACCGTCGCtgcgctgtcggcggtgccctcttctccggtgcAACGGCTGCTTCTCGCAGCGGCTCTACCGCTGGCTTGCGACTCGCTgcacgcggcgcccgggccaccagcCCACACCGGGCTGCTCGCAGCCTCCTCGCTGGCGACCTCGTcgaacccagggagctcgggggcctcagggctccggctcctcggccggtcgacgagcccctgggcgtcgaactccggcagcttcgccaagatcgccgcgcgctcggggttagcgcagagcgccatctccggccacgggagcaccgcccggctcgtgtcctccacgccggtcaccactcgggtcatacccctcagctccgctgggcccaaaTCCCAGCTTgcaccgatttgggtccgggtgatatcttcgggcccggtgtagagccagcacggtcgggcccgctcccgcaggggtgccaggcgacggcgcaagaagtccacCATCACCATTACCGAGGCCAGCCCGAAgtcgcgcaggaatctgatgcgctcaaACACCGGCttcaacctcgcgtcctccagCGGtagcgcctcccacgtcgacttctggggctccgccgccacttccggtagagcgagacgatcatgggggtcaacgtcgacgaagaaccagtcccgccgccactcctcccattagctgcacagcacctgggggatgtactgctccccaagccgtctcgcagccgaagattgcagcaccccgcgacgtccaccgtggagtaccccctcttcttcccggccggccgcaggacgaagaaatgtcagagaagcgtcaccgaaggcaccacccccacgaatatctcgcagaggtgcgcgaagaccgccagcaccacgacggagttggggctcaagtgcaccagttggatgccgtaggtgtcgaggacttggaggaagaaagttgaaaatggcggcaccaaccccgccgccacgaaagacgtgAACAAGACAATTCGcccgggaacggtcgtcgccggcgggaagttcgccggcgtcaccaccgcggcttcctgctggccctcggggaccagcagcttcctgatcttatcagccgcttcttcattcttcaggcgagactccagcagcacgccgtccggagtcctgtcacgatggcctcctccggctctcggcatctcgacgggaggggaggttgtctggtggtggagaggaaagaggagaagcgctccgatcgcctgaagggtttctaagggctccggagcacgaaggagacaagagcaagatcgcaagaaggcgtaaagaggggggcggatcgatcccctcccccttttacatctcaaagttcaaacgtCACCTGCCAACAGTTCGCTCGGCGGGATGgcttcctcggtcgacgcaactgccaggcgaatctcccgctggtcgtgcgacgtcagcggctgccatgcgtattttcctcgatctgcacggcagccgcgcgtgccgcccgtaccattgtcatgcccttcAGGAGTTGTGTGGGCACGCGTCCGCTtatctccccgctgggccgtaccagaggcccgggtctaaagggccacctcttgaaagcctgccatgtggcgtccacgccagccttggcctcgtccgcgatgaagggcccatccgcagtctccgtgccatcacctgccaatgggcccggggctactgtcggtgtatcaggaaccaggggtccctgagtcccgaggccaggccagccgtccgccacgtgtcaccgtcccgcgaggtccctcctgtgagatgaggaaaatctaagttccgggagaaggtgctcggggccacagcctctggtccccgagcaccccagttccccgatgacccgcagagtccaagtactgggaagaaagtgctcggggaggtgcccggtcacccccgagcaccctagtccctcgacgatcagaagagctaagttccgggagagagcgctcggggggctgcgtgcggcagcccccgagcgtccggttccccgagggtcagtgcaaaagtgctcgggagagagtgctcggggttgcacgtggcagcccccgagcactcggttccccgaaggttcgtgcgagagtgctcgggagagggtgctcggggaggtaaacagtgcccccgagcgtccggtaccccgagggcaaagataggcattctcgggagagggtgctcggggaggtgaacagtacccccgagcactcggtaccccgacgacccagaagggcccccgaggggcccgccgatgaggtgtgaaccagtcagaggtccgaggccgcattgatgagcaatgttggcctgatcttccgataggtagcaataagtcggtgggtggagaactcgacgttgatgatccaaaggtttcgacccgaacagatcgtcttccttgcaatcactacaccacagctccgatggttatcaaccgtgtcgcgcggttgacctcgccaagaaggctcaatccctgcaagcgtaacgagaacacaagcaagaacgtagaagatgcaatctgaaatattgcgaattgaattcaagcactcgaagtcggggttccacaaacacttgcggcggcctagtcagTCCGGAataagagcgaaaatctcacaactgtgtgtagatcaatatctaagcaaaacacaaccctaattagggcggcggctactatatataaaagactagggtcggccaaggacctctggacgtgtccctaatggactccaacacgttaaacggcccaacggcccaaaagatggtggcgcagcaccctgacagattctggacgtcgcCTTATTTTGACGATTACTGTTGACTCGGAAAGAATTTGGACGtgggaccagttccgttggaaatattatctccttagctttccaaccatgtgtagaacatcgaaaacggagtccgtatgcatcctgAGCGataattttagtgcagactggtcctggactccgaaacgaaCTCGAACTGGATtagacctccaccttggcttgagcgcccttgctgttcttctcccgtgttcctaagtaacaatacatcacaattattcaataGCATCCCaacctcatcaaaatataaaggaacactaaggaacgagctcacctcatgatttaattgacgtgcacgagctcgtgtcaatggacctattgttggaggaatactcagtgtgtgtatatccgaaagagtgatgtcctcatcacgcattaaatgggcgtgcgcggcctgacatccccaactacTCCCGTCGCAGTGTCAATCCCTACCATGCTGTGGCAGAGaagcgtggggccattaattacacgggtcccgtcccgtatcatccggtgtatctcgagataacgttgccaggatcaaggcgttccgcctgccgccctgccgtggcagaggaacaagacagggcgggcacgccgggtgcctttgtggctgcccggtgggccctctcagcggcgcccgtcgccagggcgtccacagtgacgagtgaccgaacgcgcgccgcgtttttccaccgcccctgtcacttcgcccagaggaaatgatgacgcctttctcagtcatggcgtcttggaacttgtgccccttccttcccgttcggggtatgtcgcggccggcgagtgcataaaaggatcggcataccGAGAGAAGAAAACAGATTGGATGGAacacaagcccaagcagtcgaccgtgccacactcagacgaaaaagacgaaccccacaacgaaccaagccaacagacgaagacattgcaagcaagcctgagcagagctcctgccgaagaacaaagagcctcaagctctcagttagacactatattcttgtaaccagatatattcCTGAGAGATCCCCCTCAggataagttattgcatccatacaggagtagggtattacgcccccgtgcggcccgaacctgtctaaactccggtgcatttacttccctttgcactaggtcgatcatcccccaccaccggccgttgcatttacttccacttccatttatttctccgatgaacttattcaggatcatccccccggccgaatctctaaaaaggggtctctcgggatccctgcgatatgagttaatcctccgacaattgCATTGAtctaatttgaatcagataaagcatgtccaacatcatggggctcaaaagaagcaacgaatgtagaatcagtaaaatgagcatgagaagcgaACTTAGACCTAGTTACCTTCTCATCGagatctccgatcatcatgtgtgaGGGATAGCGCCACTAAATGTGTTGAGAGGTCTCACATCGTGAGAGAACCTCTCCCTCAAATACAGCTGGTGCAGGGTTAAAAGCAGGTGAAGTGGATGTAGAGGCTTtaggaccctctgctggagtagaagcaGGAGATagctctggagcaggtgtggtcgtgggaagtagtggatcatcctcatcatcaccgagagctagaaggtcatcatctacaaagatgctctctctcatctcctgatctcctgcacactcaaaggtAGAACTAGCATATGGGGTTGTTTCATCAAAAGCCACATCACATGATTCTataatggtgttagtgtcaagattataaaccttgtaagcatgactatgaaaagaataccccaagaaaatgccaTCAGAAGAAAATGACTCGAACTTGTCGAGATttccatgctttaggatgaagcatcgacaaccaaaaactctcaaatatgataactttggcttcctcccaaagcgcaactcataagaagtcaaattcaagatcaagcgTAAGGaaatccgatttgagatgtagcacgctgtgctaatggcctcagcccaaaacttcctaggagtcctatttttatcgagcatcatcctagtcatctccaccaaagtcttgttctttctttcaaccacgtcattctgcTAAGGAACGTGTGGGGCAAAAAATTAagttcaatgccatgttcaaggcagaaagcatcaaagatatagttcttgaactcgatgccattatcactacgaattgATTTCAATGCATGTggaagttctttgaacaatctcaaaggtaaactccaaaagtgtgagaacacttcatccttacttacaagaaagaagacccaagagtatcAAGAGTAATcgtcaacaataacaagtacatactaCTTCCCACTTGTTGAACAAACCCAAAAAtgaccaacaatgtccatatggagaagttctcctggtcgtttagttatcaccagattgactagtgGATGAGGAGCAGCAATTATTTTGCCATGCCTACAAGGAGCATAAACAAGgctttttctcaaacttgagcttgggcaattaTCGGATTAAGCCTAGGgcctcaaacgagtaagcaaatcaaagctcatgtgccctagtctcctatgccacatccaaagcttagaagaaggttaggcaattaaacaccgagaagaaccagaagaCTCAAagaaatcagctccaaaaactctcccaactcaagaaatcttgcaaatcaaagcgctagaagaatcaagaacttgaaAAATATCACGCTTGAAGCGCAGTTCCAAGTCCTCATtaagcaactgagatacaaaaagtaagttgtatcccagatgctcaacTAAAGCcatatctttgagagtgaaactctcatgtGCCTTTACCATttctttggccttcactctaccttttcgATCATCCCTAAATGTGATGTATTAGTGATGATTTGTTAGGGTGAGACTAGacaaccatgatgaatctccggttATGTGACGCGAACAACCAGaatcgatgagccacttgttctccaggcctccgcctatcacctacatatgagaagaataaaagttggatggctcagtactggggttagccAAAAACCTCTTGGAAATCTAGTACTAAGTCATCCGCTCTGAAGCAGAAACAATAGGTGCATGCAACTTAACACTAACACACTGGGGGCGAGTACCACAATGAGAAAAATGTGGTCCGCCTAAGCgttgggactcaaagcctcttataCGTGGACCAAAATCATaggagtcatggtaaaatccatgcCGAGCAACGCCTCTAGGAAAAGACTGAAAAACGCTAGAGACTTGTGGATAGGAGCggggaaaaggctcatgtacaccaatagaGGGGTGGTATATGTATCGGGTACTCTACTGctactcacgccgctcatctctcctatgaCGAAAGCAAAACACAACCAAGTGATCCTTGCTCTGACAGTAGGTGCAATAGTAAAGTCTCTCGGGAGCTCGACTGTCAGTCACTCtgggctctctcacaggggctcTCACATTAGGATGTGGAGCTTTATTGGGCTTTGGTTCGGGTGTCTTCTTAATGGGTTGTgatgtgggtttcttcttgatagGTGATGGTGTACCATCAATCTTGGATCTTTTGGCTTCTAgagtagtaggtgtggtgaacacagtcttactctcctcATTGTAAGataccctctcaaaacccaacccaagagtcaAACATACCTTATCAGCATACATCTTtgtcttgaccaagatcaaattcatttttcccttgccttttaagcacttctccactagagaaaagATGTACTCATTCTTTGTCAAAAGCTTTTAAACTTACCCTCTAACACAACTGAGCTTGTCCTGAAAGACTATGCAGGTGGAATAgttcggctgcacatccttgGAACACCCAGTAATCTCCAATCTACATTCTAACTTTTTAAGGtacttgtctttcagttcaacatccttttcAAGCAAAGGGCAActcttgcaagcacctaagagagtagaccttgactcctcctcaaggagcttcttctcgtcACTCTCAAAccgactggcgacttgagcatgcacatttcAAAGTTTGGCAAGTTTagccatgacaatcaaacaactctcacactccttaACATCAGGCCTAGAGttaagcaatgcaagttaaATAGACACGGACTCATACTTAGTCCTAAGATCATTAGACTCacacacaactttcttaagtaatatATCCTGACTAACAAGAGTAGCATTCAAGGTATTGaattggatggaaagctggtggtatgaaggcaatacctcagaaggattaAGCTCGAGATCACTATCATTGTCGTTGTCAAGCATAAGCCGGTGaagttcttggtcttcttcttgctcttcacttgtggtttcttcttcttcgatctatcctcctcacttgaagaggtgtcgatgtcactaAGAGCCACCACGAACCCTAGAAGCCGTCTTAGCCGccttcttggtcatcttgtcacggttcttcttgaagaatgccttcttgttcttcttcttgtgcttgttataGTCGTGATTATTGTCCTCCTTCTTCATAACTTGGGGAAATCCGCCTTAAATTCTGCAAGAACCCCCTCTCTTCTagtctcttctgttgttgtagaagtgagTGAACTTCATCACAATGGGTGCAGGGTCCTCATCATCTAGTACatctacctgctcctctgtgatagaaaccaaggaagacaaagcaaattcaCTATGTGAtgtgttagcataagaaaaactAGCTCCAGTCTGATTACCACCACTAGATCCGAAAACCAATGTCATATTCTGAGATAATGGGTTTCTAAGATCGATCCGAGTCGTCTTAGTTATCTTAGTGGACttgagcttactgaagagttcatcacaagttaacgtgtcgtaacttggtggctcttcaatgcttgagatctgaacttcccatatgctacggtcaagagcatagagaagcttgatcgctgtCTTGTGGTCAGAATAGagcaaaacaccagtggatctaggattgctaacaattccatcaaagcgagcaaacatagcatccgaAGACTCTCGAGGGTTTTGTACGAACATCTAGTATTCATGGTTGTACGTTTTCTGGCACATGTCCTTGATCTGGTTAGTGTCCTCATGAAAGATACTAAGAGTATACTAGATATCGCGAGTAGTACGGAGTTACtgaactctgtcaaactcattatgactcaGGCTAATGAACAATATATTGtaagccttgttgttggcctcatattgttcaatctgggTCGAAGGAGAATGAGCAACAGGAATCACACAGTTAGAGTCCATAATCTCACATATTGCACTTctttggcttaagagataagcctccatgcgcaccttctagTAAGAAAAATCTCAACCAtcaaaaaacaaaattttccacTTCTCTCTATTGTTGTCTAAGGATCACAAAGCCGATTAAGGTtaataagtgatcaaaccggttctaataccaattgtaggaccgataACATCGTCTAgaagaggggtgaataggcaccttataaatttcttgtaAAATAGATGGCATACTCATTGTTCATCCAACGCTCCTTAAAAATGCACAAAcgaaagcataaactttagagcgacaaaacgagaaaaaaagttccaaggcaacatgactccacggatggaatataaaCCATAGGCtctatttaaaattatttcatgtgtctttgagcacaaaagcttgaaatTTGAACAAAGAACAAGTAAAAAGACAGTcatcgaaagaagcaactcttcaagttgatggtctagacaCAAGGGGATTCAAAATCCTCTCAAATATAATGAGTATATAAACATTTATGcatctagcaataagaagaacaactttgtAAGGTTTAAAAATCGCATCTCaaaggcaaaaataaaaatcaacaggaaaatcacaaccaaaaaaggaaaacttgtaaacttgctagggaactaatagaaaaagactagaaggagaagaattcaagcatatgcaaaagcataaacttcattactcaaagaggtcggCCCTATTTAGACGGAttataaggatttttctctcaaaaactctcacatattacatagactaagcactcatctttctcttcttaAAATCCTAGCattaggctctcaaatgggtggcacaaatAGCTCAAATGGTTGGTTGCAACTCTCACATAGCcttatccctctatttataggtttagGAAACTTTACTCCTAACTGTACtaacttgttaccaaaataccactctcttgtATTGCACGTCTATCTACCACTGAGAGTATTTTGATTTATTTCTTGTTTCGTCCATCGAATGACCACGATAccttcatgatttagcttcACCTCAACACAAgattcgcgatggtgccacatactctaATCCTCTTATGATTTTAAGGTCTAACAGTGAAACcctttgcacgcttctcaaaacataactcgccacttgcttacaccttaagcaaacgtTCTGATATCTATATGTGTattccatcttgcgatcctgaccgttGGCAAATTTCTCCCACTCTGGATCCCTCGAGCCGCTTTGTCACTTGTACCGatatctctttcgcttgactttatcaatatgCCGTCTTCATCATCTgtttcatgctttacttgacctcaCTATGATCACCTTTAACTTTGttcagcctccttgatcgtccggcaccaagcacccgttTAGCCCGATCACCTGTCGTCGACCGTCAAtttgtatccatcacctgtataccataagacaagcaaacacatttctctaactccaactccaattagttcataatcaaaatactcaaatcaaactcaagcaatctaaaactcgataaaaaaaatcaataatcttatcaatcactcatcatatataaactaagatatattttaacttgatttcttgTTGTGATACGTATTCccgaagaacaaagaaaaatgaTTCTATAATATTGCATCAAATCGAATTGAACAACAAACGAATCGCCAATTTAAATACTCCCCATACAACATTACGAAACAGGGcgtaaaaaaatcaaaatggcTTAGCTTGTGCCGATCGAATCAGCTAGTATTTATTCTTTAGTTTTGCCCCGGCCCTATGCAAGGAGCGACGCGTACAGGATTTGGTTCCACGTGTCGGGCACGCCAGCGAGGCACCAGTGGCTGCAGTCGTTGCCCGGGTGGCCGCCGCTGTAGGAGGACGGGTGCCCGTCGCGCCTGAGCTGCGACAGCAGCGTGATATCGAGCAGGAACACCGGCTTGGACATGCCGCTGAGCGCGGCCCTCACCGCGCTCTGCGCGGGGACCGGCCCGGCCGGGTATGCCGACCCCGCGATCGGCTGCGTCTGCTGCGCGCAGCTCCTGGATCCCTCGCTCCACTCGGCTCCGCTGCAAAAGAaagcgtcggcgtcggcgtcacAACTCGGGTTACGGAGCAAGTGGTGGTGTTGCTGCGTTTTTTTGGAGCTGAGCTTTTGAATCATGTGGTTTTGGGCTTTGGTGGGTTTCTTCTTACTTGTAGTGGGTCGGAGAGATGCCCTGGAAGTAGACCTTGGTCCTGGAGGTGTCGACGTTGGAGTCGACCCATCTGGCCCATGTGGACATCCCCTTGGAGAAGGCCGTGAGCCGGTCCATGTCCTTTATGACCTGCTCTCCGTCTTGCACAAAGTCCCATCTGGATCAACACCGCCACCAAAAACGATGGACAAAATAAAGTTGTGATGGTGAGTTAAAGGCAGCAGGCGGTATGATGGTTTGTTTGAGAAAGCCTAACACAAGAAAGAGGGTGTTCTCTACGTACGGTTGGTCCCTGCCGGTGTGCGTCCACCAGTGCCAGGTGTTGAAGATGAGCATGTCGGCGCCGAGCCAGGCGTCGCCGGTGATGGAGTCCAGTTTGAGCACCCGGCCGACGGATTCCTCGACGATGTCCACGAGGTAGGTGCTCCGGTAGTACGCCACCGACGCCCCGTAGTCCTGCAGCCACCAGACGACACACGCACGTTAGTTGCCGTGCGGTCGGCAACAAACTCTTGCCCGATCGACCGTGCCGGTGCgcctcaccccccccccccccccacatgcCTCCAAAACAGAGCAACATGCACAAAGCTCCAGACCTGTCGGCGCCAATCCAGTGGAGTCTAGCATGGCTACTATCTCGGCTTGTCTGCATCTCGCGgccaaaatccaaaattagacaatatacgcgaccgtatttaccgaaatagacaacatgttagcgtatttacaattttagcatccgtattcggcacaccgtgtgtcgaatatgacactgtagctcatattcggcacacggtgtgccgaaaatgacactGTAGCATATTTTTCGTCACACCGTTTGCcaaaaatggactgtagcacagtatttcggcacacggtgtgccgaaaatggactgtagcaccgtatttcggcacaccgtgtgccgaaatacggtgctacagtccattttcggcacaccacactccgaaaatgaacagtagcgcgcgtgaacagtaacagcagtgcgtttgaatttcgcttttccttttttccaaaacggtggtcttctgttactccaaaaatgttaaaactttttttacatatttcataatccatgtgcaacccattttagttggattcaccgaaaaatcctttgtatatttaaaactaaaattcttcaaaaaacactacttttataacttgtaataatttttagtgtctcaaataaattcccaaaaatttagaaaaattcactaatattcttattatgtgatggactaatttctaaaattatttttagccctattttatatgatgaaaaagtgagttcttttgtaatgcttcatttatatgtatttttatcatttcatgtaaatgaagcattacaaagtaactcattttttcatcatataaactagagctgaaaataattttagaaattagttcatcacataataagaatattagtgaatttttctagatttttgtgagtttatttgagacactaaaaattattacaatttataaaagtagtcttttttgaataattttagttttaaatatacaaaggatttttcggtgaatccaactaaaatgggttgcacatggattatgaaatatgtaaaaaaagttttaacatttttggagtaacagaagaccaccgttttggaaaagaggaaaagcgaaattcaaacgcagtgctgttactgttcacgcgcggtactgttcattttcggagtgtggtttgccgaaaatggactgtagcaccgtatttcggcacacggtgtgccgaaatacggtgctacagtccattttcggcacaccgtgtgccgaaatactgtgctacagtccattttcggcacacggtgtgccgaaaattatgctacagtgtcattttcgacacaccgtgtgccgaatatgagctacagtgccatattcgacacacggtgtgccgaatacggatgctaaaattgtaaatacgctaacatgttgtctatttcggtaaatacggtcacgtatattgtctaattttggatttttgccgcATCTCGCTGGTGCGAATGCGATGTCACGGCTGCCGTAGGCCGTAGCACAGCAAATGCCCGAATGGGCCCAAACGATCGGCACAGAACTGCGAGCCCATTCCTTTgttttggttttcttttcttatttcttactATATGGCCCGTATTTACATTGCGTATTTGCATTCTGCAAAGTAGTAGAGCGACAGCAAACCGGGGCCGTTAAGCGGCAT includes:
- the LOC133916901 gene encoding protein trichome birefringence-like 38, which codes for MAPAPKRRPCLLLLLAVACSLLHACCTAASTGTLGIRHKPARQHNSTRHGGGAGRRPRSGAGGPGSGLASCNMFQGSWVYDDTLPLYDTAGCSFVDPEFDCQKYGRPDKLYLKYRWRPASCELPRFNGQDFLSRWKGKKILFVGDSISLNQWQSLACMLRAAAPASKITYTKGNPLSTVTFQDYGASVAYYRSTYLVDIVEESVGRVLKLDSITGDAWLGADMLIFNTWHWWTHTGRDQPWDFVQDGEQVIKDMDRLTAFSKGMSTWARWVDSNVDTSRTKVYFQGISPTHYNGAEWSEGSRSCAQQTQPIAGSAYPAGPVPAQSAVRAALSGMSKPVFLLDITLLSQLRRDGHPSSYSGGHPGNDCSHWCLAGVPDTWNQILYASLLA